The Parashewanella spongiae genome has a window encoding:
- the recA gene encoding recombinase RecA, giving the protein MKNDPNKEKALTAVLGQIEKQFGKGSIMKLGEDRSMDVETISTGSLALDVALGAGGLPMGRIVEIYGPESSGKTTLTLEVIAAAQKQGKTCAFIDAEHALDPGYAKNLGVDIDNLLCSQPDTGEQALEICDALTRSGAVDVIIVDSVAALTPKAEIEGEIGDSHMGLAARMMSQAMRKLAGNLKQSNTLLIFINQIRMKIGVMFGNPETTTGGNALKFYASVRLDIRRTGAIKEGDQVVGNETRVKVVKNKIAAPFKQAEFQILYGKGINSMGELVDLGVLHKLVEKAGAWYSYKGDKIGQGRANAGKFMVENPGIAQELEETLRSLLLSKPSASDSATSEENVDLETGEVF; this is encoded by the coding sequence ATGAAGAACGATCCAAATAAAGAAAAAGCGCTCACCGCAGTATTGGGCCAGATTGAAAAGCAATTTGGTAAAGGTTCTATCATGAAATTGGGTGAAGATCGCTCAATGGATGTTGAAACTATCTCAACGGGATCATTAGCACTTGATGTTGCATTAGGAGCAGGTGGTTTACCTATGGGACGTATTGTTGAAATATACGGCCCTGAGTCATCAGGTAAAACAACGTTAACATTGGAAGTTATCGCTGCAGCACAAAAACAAGGGAAAACCTGTGCATTTATTGATGCTGAGCATGCTTTGGATCCTGGCTATGCAAAAAATCTTGGTGTAGATATTGATAATTTACTGTGTTCACAGCCAGACACTGGTGAACAAGCATTAGAAATCTGTGATGCGTTAACACGTTCAGGAGCTGTAGATGTCATTATTGTCGACTCGGTTGCAGCATTGACACCAAAAGCAGAAATAGAAGGTGAAATTGGTGATTCACACATGGGCTTAGCGGCACGTATGATGAGCCAAGCAATGCGTAAGCTTGCTGGTAACCTTAAGCAATCCAATACACTGCTTATCTTCATTAACCAAATTCGTATGAAAATTGGTGTAATGTTTGGTAACCCAGAAACAACAACTGGTGGTAACGCGCTTAAGTTTTATGCTTCTGTTCGTCTTGATATTCGCCGTACAGGTGCCATTAAAGAAGGCGACCAAGTTGTTGGTAACGAAACCCGCGTTAAAGTCGTTAAAAACAAAATTGCAGCACCATTTAAACAAGCTGAATTTCAGATTTTATATGGGAAGGGCATTAATAGCATGGGCGAGTTAGTTGATTTGGGCGTTCTGCACAAGTTAGTTGAAAAAGCGGGTGCTTGGTATAGCTACAAAGGTGACAAAATTGGCCAAGGCCGCGCTAATGCTGGTAAATTTATGGTTGAGAACCCTGGTATAGCTCAAGAACTTGAAGAAACATTGCGTTCATTATTATTAAGCAAGCCATCCGCATCTGACTCTGCTACTAGCGAAGAAAATGTAGATTTAGAGACTGGTGAAGTATTTTAA